The Saprospiraceae bacterium genomic interval AGACCGCAACGCCCTCTTTTGCCAGGGCGAGCAGTTGTTCATAAGAACTGCTGGAGGGTCCTACCGTGGCAATTATTTTTGTATTGTGATGAATCATTTAGAGTGAACAGTTGTTTAGAAAGGAATTCCGATAATCTAATAACAACGCAAAGGAACGCTGGTTCCGCTAAAAAAAGCGAAAATATTTTTGGTATTCCTTATGCTTATCCGTTATTTTGCGCATTGGTTTTAAAACAATTATAAAATCCATCTTAACTATGTCAACGATTGCAGAAAGAGTTAAAAAAATTATTGTAGATAAACTGGCTGTTGATGAATCAGAAGTCACCTTAGAAGCTAGTTTTGTAAACGATTTAGGTGCAGATTCCCTTGATACTGTTGAACTTATAATGGAGTTCGAAAAGGAATTTGACACTTCAATACCCGATGACCAGGCTGAAAAAATTCAGACTGTAGGTCAGGCAGTATCCTATTTGGAAGCAAATTGTAAATAAAAAGAATAATCGCGTTTGTTTTCCTGCCGGAGAACAGGCATGACCGGACTGTATGAGACGCGTTGTCGTAACCGGCTTAGGAGCTTTAACCCCCATTGGATTGGGTGTGGAGGCATACCTGGATGGCCTGAAAAACGGGGTCAGCGGGGCATGTCCTATTAGCTATTTTGAACCGGCTTTGTTCAAAACCCGGTTTGCATGTCAGCTTAAGAACTTTGTTGCTGAAAATTTTTTAGACAAGAAGGAAGCCCGGAAGATCGATCCCTTTGCGCAATATGCAATTGTGGCAGCGGATCTTGCGATGGCCGATTCCGGAATCCAGACGGATCAGTGCAATTTAGCCCGATTCGGTG includes:
- a CDS encoding acyl carrier protein; translation: MSTIAERVKKIIVDKLAVDESEVTLEASFVNDLGADSLDTVELIMEFEKEFDTSIPDDQAEKIQTVGQAVSYLEANCK